In the Streptomyces sp. NBC_00525 genome, one interval contains:
- a CDS encoding sulfite oxidase, with amino-acid sequence MSEERNDPETGAGEPRRARAARAVCGALAGLIAGFCALAVAELVAALVRPEAGPVAAVGGAVIDRTPPAVKDFAVRNFGTDDKLVLELGILALLALFAVTLGLSAPRHRRAGAAGVLVFGVIGAVCAVGRPGGGALDALPSLVGAVVAAGVLYVLAGRLVPAAAPLAGRRTAGAFDRRGFVLAAGAVAAVSAGAGLLGRRLTSVVQAGAARSRRDLRLPAPDSPAPAVPPGTDLELRGLSPFVTPNQDFYRIDTALVVPRVDAGTWRLRIHGEGVRTPLELGLRDLLRRETVERDITLTCVSNEVGGPYVGNARWLGVRLADLLREAGVRPPSEGGPADQLVARSVDGMTIGTPVEDVMDGRDALLAFGMNGEPLPFAHGFPVRMVVPGLYGYVSACKWLQDIELTTFDAYDPYWVRRSWSRRAPVKTQARIDTPRPFASPKAGTVPVAGVAWAQHRGIVRVEVRVDGGPWQPARLAAQDSRDTWRQWVWEWPATPGGHTLEVRATDGTGAVQTGRRVGTLPDGATGRHTVVVNVS; translated from the coding sequence GTGAGTGAAGAGCGGAACGATCCGGAGACCGGGGCGGGAGAGCCCCGGCGGGCCCGTGCGGCACGCGCGGTCTGCGGCGCGCTCGCCGGGCTGATCGCCGGGTTCTGCGCGCTGGCCGTCGCCGAACTGGTGGCGGCGCTGGTGCGCCCCGAGGCGGGTCCGGTCGCGGCGGTGGGCGGTGCGGTGATCGACCGCACTCCCCCGGCCGTGAAGGACTTCGCCGTACGGAACTTCGGCACCGACGACAAGCTCGTGCTGGAGCTGGGCATCCTCGCCCTGCTGGCGCTGTTCGCCGTGACGCTCGGGCTGTCGGCGCCGCGTCACCGGCGCGCCGGGGCGGCGGGCGTCCTGGTCTTCGGCGTGATCGGGGCGGTCTGTGCGGTCGGACGGCCCGGCGGCGGGGCCCTCGACGCCCTGCCGTCGCTGGTGGGCGCGGTGGTGGCGGCGGGTGTGCTGTACGTCCTGGCGGGACGGCTGGTCCCGGCCGCCGCACCCCTCGCCGGGCGGCGCACCGCCGGCGCCTTCGACCGGCGCGGCTTCGTCCTCGCGGCGGGCGCCGTGGCGGCCGTCTCGGCCGGGGCGGGGCTGCTGGGGCGGCGGCTCACCTCCGTCGTGCAGGCGGGGGCGGCTCGTTCCCGGCGCGATCTGAGGCTCCCGGCGCCCGACTCCCCCGCACCCGCCGTGCCACCCGGCACCGACCTGGAACTGCGCGGCCTGAGCCCCTTCGTGACGCCCAACCAGGACTTCTACCGCATCGACACGGCCCTGGTGGTGCCGAGGGTGGACGCCGGGACGTGGCGGCTGCGCATCCACGGCGAGGGCGTGCGCACCCCGCTGGAGCTCGGGCTCCGGGACCTGCTGCGCCGGGAGACCGTCGAGCGCGACATCACCCTGACCTGCGTCTCCAACGAGGTCGGCGGCCCGTACGTGGGCAACGCCCGCTGGCTGGGGGTGCGCCTGGCCGATCTGCTGCGGGAGGCGGGCGTGCGGCCCCCGTCCGAGGGCGGACCGGCCGATCAGCTCGTGGCGCGTTCGGTGGACGGCATGACGATCGGCACGCCGGTCGAGGACGTGATGGACGGCCGCGACGCCCTGCTCGCCTTCGGCATGAACGGCGAACCGCTGCCCTTCGCCCACGGCTTCCCGGTGCGGATGGTCGTCCCCGGCCTGTACGGATACGTGTCGGCCTGCAAGTGGCTCCAGGACATCGAGCTGACCACCTTCGACGCGTACGACCCGTACTGGGTGCGGCGGTCGTGGTCCCGGCGGGCGCCGGTCAAGACCCAGGCCCGCATCGACACCCCGCGCCCCTTCGCCTCCCCGAAGGCCGGCACCGTGCCGGTCGCCGGGGTCGCCTGGGCCCAGCACCGGGGCATCGTCCGCGTCGAGGTACGGGTGGACGGCGGGCCCTGGCAGCCGGCCCGGCTCGCGGCGCAGGACAGCCGGGACACCTGGCGCCAGTGGGTGTGGGAATGGCCCGCCACCCCCGGCGGCCACACCCTGGAGGTCCGCGCCACCGACGGCACCGGCGCCGTCCAGACCGGGCGGCGCGTCGGCACCCTGCCCGACGGCGCGACCGGCCGGCACACCGTGGTGGTGAACGTGTCCTGA
- a CDS encoding fasciclin domain-containing protein, which translates to MKATHARRAAVALSAALVLPLVLTACSGESDTSASGTSGNPAKTSAAPSSAAPVNTDKPFGPACASVPKSGAGSFTGMAQDPVATAASNNPALSTLVTAVKKAGLVDTLNSAQNITVFAPTNDAFAKVPKADLEKLLADKDALTKVLTYHVVGRKLTPEQLAKGSFETLEKDELTTAGSGAAYTVNGTSGIVCGNVPTANATVYIVDTVLMPPAA; encoded by the coding sequence ATGAAGGCCACCCACGCCCGCCGCGCCGCCGTCGCGCTGTCCGCCGCGCTCGTCCTGCCGCTGGTCCTGACGGCCTGCTCCGGCGAGTCCGACACCAGCGCCTCCGGGACGAGCGGCAACCCCGCGAAGACCTCTGCCGCCCCCTCCTCCGCCGCCCCCGTGAACACCGACAAGCCGTTCGGCCCGGCCTGCGCCTCGGTCCCGAAGAGCGGTGCGGGGTCCTTCACCGGCATGGCGCAGGACCCGGTCGCCACGGCGGCCTCGAACAATCCGGCCCTGTCCACCCTGGTCACCGCGGTCAAGAAGGCCGGCCTGGTGGACACGTTGAACAGCGCGCAGAACATCACCGTGTTCGCCCCGACCAACGACGCCTTCGCCAAGGTCCCGAAGGCCGACCTGGAGAAGCTGCTCGCCGACAAGGACGCGCTCACCAAGGTCCTCACGTACCACGTGGTGGGCCGGAAGCTGACGCCGGAGCAGCTGGCGAAGGGCTCCTTCGAGACCCTGGAGAAGGACGAGCTGACGACGGCCGGTTCGGGCGCGGCGTACACCGTGAACGGCACGTCCGGGATCGTCTGCGGCAATGTGCCGACCGCCAACGCGACGGTCTACATCGTCGACACGGTCCTGATGCCGCCCGCCGCGTGA
- a CDS encoding SPW repeat protein — MSNASHVGHDMAGHPDVSEMSDRYARVMGGRDVALVDAPVFLVGLYCAVSPWVLHFTASQSALVTHNLVMGIAIAVLGLGFTAMPQRMYGLSWAICAMGAWMIISPWVVGSSPDVGVVLNNVIIGGLAVLLGLVCAGASMKMSRGGRS; from the coding sequence ATGTCGAACGCCTCGCATGTCGGCCATGACATGGCCGGACACCCCGATGTCTCGGAAATGAGCGACCGCTACGCACGCGTGATGGGCGGCCGCGATGTGGCGCTGGTGGACGCGCCGGTCTTCCTGGTCGGTCTGTACTGCGCCGTGTCGCCGTGGGTGCTGCACTTCACGGCCTCGCAGTCCGCGCTGGTGACGCACAACCTGGTCATGGGTATCGCGATCGCCGTGCTCGGACTCGGGTTCACGGCGATGCCGCAGCGCATGTACGGGCTCAGTTGGGCCATCTGCGCCATGGGTGCCTGGATGATCATCTCGCCCTGGGTGGTGGGCAGCAGTCCGGACGTCGGTGTCGTACTGAACAACGTGATCATCGGTGGCCTGGCGGTCCTGCTCGGACTGGTCTGCGCGGGCGCCTCGATGAAGATGAGCCGGGGCGGCCGGAGCTGA
- a CDS encoding DEAD/DEAH box helicase translates to MTEDLSPAERYQASRLRAAEQATALAPFRELYDFDLDPYQIDACKALEAGKGVLVAAPTGSGKTIVGEFAVHLALTQGRKCFYTTPIKALSNQKFADLVKRYGADRVGLLTGDNSVNGDAPVVVMTTEVLRNMLYAGSQALNGLGYVVMDEVHYLSDRFRGAVWEEVIIHLPESVTLVSLSATVSNAEEFGDWLDTVRGDTEVIVSEQRPVPLWQHVLAGRRMYDLFEEESDHGGRGVGRREVNPDLLRLARMENQRGYNPRDRRRGKMIREADRERERRQRSRIWTPSRPEVIDRLDAEGLLPAITFIFSRAACEAAVQQCLHAGLRLNDDDKRRLVREIVEERTASIPAEDLHVLGYYEWLEGLERGIAAHHAGMLPRFKEIVEELFVRGLVKAVFATETLALGINMPARSVVLEKLVKWNGEQHADITPGEYTQLTGRAGRRGIDVEGHAVVLWQRGMDPGALAGLAGTRTYPLRSSFRPSYNMAVNLVEQFGRHRSRELLETSFAQFQADRSVVGISRQVQRNEEGLEGYREGMTCHLGDFEEYARLRRELKDRETELAKQGASQRRAAAAASLEKLKPGDVIHVPTGKFAGLALVLDPGLPAGRTNGHGHRGMEYHDGPRPLVLTAERQVKRLAAIDFPVPVEAVERMRVPRSFNPRSPQSRRDLASALRTKAGHIVPERHRKGRAPAADDREIARLRAELRAHPCHGCDEREDHARWAERYYRLQRDTRQLERRIEGRTNTIARTFDRIVALLTELDYLRGSEVTEHGRRLARLYGELDLLASECLRAGVWEGLNPAELAACVSALVYEARQADDAVAPKLPSGPARTALGEMVRIWGRLDALEEDFKINQAEGVGQREPDLGFAWAVYMWASGRPLDEVLREADMPAGDFVRWCKQVIDVLGQVAAAAPRENSSVARNARKAVDEVLRGVVAYSSLG, encoded by the coding sequence ATGACAGAGGACCTCTCACCAGCCGAGCGATACCAGGCCTCCCGGCTCCGGGCGGCCGAGCAGGCGACCGCTCTCGCACCCTTCCGCGAGCTGTACGACTTCGATCTCGACCCGTACCAGATCGACGCGTGCAAGGCGCTGGAGGCCGGAAAGGGCGTGCTCGTCGCCGCCCCGACCGGTTCCGGCAAGACGATCGTTGGCGAGTTCGCCGTGCACCTCGCCCTGACGCAGGGCCGCAAGTGCTTCTACACCACGCCGATCAAGGCCCTGTCGAACCAGAAGTTCGCCGACCTCGTCAAGCGCTACGGCGCCGACCGAGTCGGCCTGCTCACCGGCGACAACAGTGTCAACGGGGACGCCCCGGTCGTCGTGATGACCACCGAGGTCCTGCGCAACATGCTGTACGCGGGCTCCCAGGCGCTGAACGGCCTCGGATACGTGGTGATGGACGAGGTGCACTACCTCTCCGACCGCTTCCGGGGCGCCGTCTGGGAAGAGGTGATCATCCACCTCCCCGAATCCGTCACCCTGGTGTCCCTGTCGGCGACCGTGTCCAACGCCGAGGAGTTCGGCGACTGGCTGGACACCGTGCGCGGCGACACCGAGGTGATCGTCTCCGAGCAGCGCCCCGTACCGCTCTGGCAGCACGTACTGGCCGGCCGCCGGATGTACGACCTCTTCGAGGAGGAGAGCGACCACGGCGGCCGGGGCGTCGGCCGCCGCGAGGTCAACCCCGACCTGCTCCGCCTGGCCCGGATGGAGAACCAGCGCGGGTACAACCCGCGCGACCGCCGGCGCGGAAAGATGATCCGGGAGGCCGACCGCGAGCGCGAGCGCCGCCAGCGCAGCCGGATCTGGACGCCGTCGCGCCCCGAGGTCATCGACCGGCTGGACGCCGAGGGCCTGCTCCCCGCGATCACGTTCATCTTCAGCCGCGCCGCCTGCGAGGCCGCCGTACAGCAGTGTCTGCACGCCGGCCTCCGGCTCAACGACGACGACAAGCGCCGGCTGGTCCGCGAGATCGTCGAGGAGCGGACGGCCTCCATCCCCGCCGAGGACCTGCACGTCCTGGGCTACTACGAGTGGCTGGAGGGCCTGGAGCGCGGCATCGCCGCCCACCACGCCGGCATGCTCCCGCGGTTCAAGGAGATCGTCGAGGAGCTGTTCGTCCGGGGCCTGGTCAAGGCCGTCTTCGCCACCGAGACCCTGGCCCTCGGCATCAACATGCCCGCCCGCTCGGTGGTCCTGGAGAAGCTCGTCAAGTGGAACGGCGAGCAGCACGCCGACATCACCCCCGGCGAGTACACGCAGCTCACCGGCCGGGCCGGCCGGCGCGGCATCGACGTCGAGGGCCACGCCGTGGTGCTCTGGCAGCGCGGCATGGACCCCGGCGCCCTGGCGGGCCTCGCCGGTACGCGCACGTATCCGCTGCGCTCCAGCTTCCGGCCCTCGTACAACATGGCCGTCAACCTGGTCGAGCAGTTCGGGCGGCACCGCTCGCGGGAGCTGCTCGAAACCTCCTTCGCGCAGTTCCAGGCGGACCGCTCGGTGGTCGGCATCTCCCGCCAGGTCCAGCGCAACGAGGAGGGCCTGGAGGGCTACCGCGAGGGCATGACCTGCCACCTCGGCGACTTCGAGGAGTACGCGCGGCTGCGCCGCGAACTCAAGGACCGCGAGACGGAACTGGCCAAGCAGGGAGCCTCCCAGCGGCGGGCCGCCGCCGCGGCGTCCCTGGAGAAGCTCAAGCCCGGCGACGTCATCCATGTGCCGACCGGCAAGTTCGCCGGCCTCGCGCTCGTCCTGGACCCCGGGCTTCCCGCCGGGCGCACCAACGGGCACGGGCATCGCGGCATGGAGTACCACGACGGGCCCCGCCCGCTGGTGCTGACGGCCGAGCGGCAGGTCAAGCGGCTCGCCGCGATCGACTTCCCGGTGCCGGTGGAGGCCGTGGAGCGGATGCGGGTGCCGAGGTCGTTCAACCCGCGCTCGCCGCAGTCCCGCCGGGACCTGGCCTCCGCGCTGCGCACCAAGGCCGGACACATCGTGCCCGAGCGCCATCGCAAGGGCCGCGCCCCGGCCGCCGACGACCGCGAGATCGCGCGGCTGCGCGCCGAGCTGCGCGCCCATCCGTGCCACGGCTGCGACGAGCGCGAGGACCACGCCCGCTGGGCCGAGCGCTACTACCGGCTCCAGCGTGACACCCGGCAGCTGGAGCGCCGCATCGAGGGGCGCACCAACACGATCGCCCGCACCTTCGACCGGATCGTCGCCCTGCTCACCGAGCTGGACTATCTGCGCGGCAGCGAGGTCACCGAGCACGGGCGGCGTCTCGCCCGGCTCTACGGCGAGCTGGATCTGCTGGCCAGCGAGTGCCTGCGGGCCGGTGTCTGGGAGGGGCTGAACCCGGCGGAGCTGGCGGCCTGTGTCTCCGCGCTGGTGTACGAGGCGCGGCAGGCCGACGACGCGGTGGCGCCGAAGCTGCCTTCGGGGCCCGCCCGGACGGCGCTGGGCGAGATGGTCCGCATCTGGGGGCGGCTCGACGCCCTGGAGGAGGACTTCAAGATCAACCAGGCGGAGGGGGTCGGTCAGCGCGAGCCCGATCTCGGCTTCGCCTGGGCGGTGTACATGTGGGCGTCCGGCCGTCCGCTGGACGAGGTGCTGCGCGAGGCGGACATGCCGGCGGGCGACTTCGTGCGGTGGTGCAAGCAGGTCATCGACGTGCTGGGCCAGGTGGCCGCCGCCGCGCCGCGCGAGAACAGCTCGGTCGCGCGCAACGCCCGCAAGGCCGTGGACGAGGTGCTGCGGGGCGTGGTCGCGTACAGCTCCCTCGGCTGA
- a CDS encoding diacylglycerol kinase, which translates to MTSEITLFVNPTAGRGRGARAAQPAASALRDAGFSVRTILGEDAGDALGRARAAVAEGTGALIAVGGDGLMSLALQAVAGTLTPLGVVAVGTGNDFARALGLPIRDPEAAGRLAADALKGRAPVREIDLGRVGERWFGSVLASGFDSRVNDRGNRMRRVGGRFKYDLAILAELAAFKPITYRMTLDDGPPREIEATLVAVGNGTSYGGGMRICADAVMDDGLFDITVVGECSRTTLLKVFPRVYRGTHLGHPVVTVHRAAAVTLEAVGVTAYADGEPLGALPLTAACVPKAVRVLGAGPGARTTGD; encoded by the coding sequence GTGACCAGCGAGATCACTCTCTTCGTCAATCCCACCGCGGGACGCGGCCGGGGCGCGCGGGCCGCGCAGCCGGCCGCTTCGGCGTTGCGGGACGCCGGGTTCTCCGTACGCACCATCCTCGGCGAGGATGCCGGTGACGCGCTGGGCCGGGCGCGGGCGGCGGTCGCGGAGGGGACGGGCGCGCTCATCGCCGTCGGCGGGGACGGGCTCATGTCGCTGGCTCTCCAGGCGGTCGCCGGGACGCTCACCCCGCTGGGCGTGGTGGCGGTGGGCACCGGCAACGACTTCGCGCGCGCCCTGGGCCTGCCGATACGGGACCCGGAGGCGGCGGGCCGGCTCGCCGCCGACGCGCTCAAGGGCCGGGCGCCCGTGCGCGAGATCGACCTCGGCCGGGTCGGGGAGCGCTGGTTCGGGTCCGTGCTCGCCTCGGGCTTCGACTCGCGGGTCAACGACCGGGGCAACCGAATGCGCCGGGTGGGCGGCCGGTTCAAGTACGACCTGGCGATCCTCGCCGAACTCGCCGCCTTCAAGCCGATCACGTACCGCATGACCCTGGACGACGGGCCGCCCCGCGAGATCGAGGCCACGCTCGTCGCGGTCGGCAACGGCACCTCGTACGGCGGCGGCATGCGCATCTGCGCCGACGCCGTCATGGACGACGGCCTCTTCGACATCACAGTGGTCGGCGAGTGCAGCCGTACGACGCTGCTCAAGGTCTTCCCCCGGGTGTACAGGGGGACGCACCTCGGCCACCCCGTCGTCACCGTGCACCGGGCCGCCGCGGTCACCCTCGAAGCCGTCGGTGTCACCGCCTACGCGGACGGCGAACCGCTCGGCGCGCTCCCGCTGACCGCCGCCTGCGTGCCGAAGGCCGTACGGGTGCTGGGGGCCGGTCCCGGAGCGCGGACCACGGGCGATTAA
- the tatC gene encoding twin-arginine translocase subunit TatC, whose translation MLKSARKQEKDGEGRMPLADHLRELRNRLLIAVLAIIVITSVTAFFYREVIDFLIRPILETVGCANGEKRQLNGKPCAEMTVNGLVGPFSIALKVSLMAGMVFSSPIWLYQLWAFLAPGLHKHEKRYALSFVGVGAPLFLAGGTLAYLLIPKTAEVLLDFTPDDASNLLFIDDYLNTITRMVVVFGLAFELPLLLILLNFTGVLTAKRLASWWRAMVMGITIFAAVATPTGDPLTMLVLAAPIVLLYFIALGVCMANDRRRRRNNPDADLDDDEASQLDLTPEDIGDMEQVSASPTVPGQSDRERDGYDDIT comes from the coding sequence TTGCTCAAGTCTGCCCGCAAGCAGGAGAAGGACGGCGAGGGGCGGATGCCTCTCGCCGATCACCTGCGAGAGTTGCGTAACCGACTGCTGATCGCGGTGCTGGCGATCATCGTCATCACTTCGGTCACGGCCTTCTTCTACCGGGAAGTGATCGACTTCCTGATCCGGCCGATCCTGGAGACGGTCGGTTGCGCCAACGGTGAGAAGCGACAGCTCAACGGCAAGCCGTGCGCCGAAATGACGGTGAACGGCCTGGTCGGCCCCTTCTCCATCGCCCTCAAGGTCTCCCTCATGGCCGGGATGGTGTTCTCCAGCCCGATCTGGCTCTACCAGCTCTGGGCCTTTCTCGCCCCCGGCCTGCACAAGCACGAGAAGCGGTACGCGCTCTCCTTCGTCGGTGTCGGCGCGCCGCTCTTCCTGGCAGGCGGCACCCTCGCCTACCTGCTGATCCCGAAGACCGCCGAGGTGCTGCTCGACTTCACCCCCGACGACGCGTCGAACCTGCTGTTCATCGACGACTACCTCAACACCATCACGCGCATGGTGGTCGTCTTCGGTCTGGCCTTCGAGCTGCCGCTCCTGCTCATCCTGCTGAATTTCACCGGGGTGCTCACGGCCAAGCGGCTGGCCTCCTGGTGGCGCGCCATGGTCATGGGCATCACGATCTTCGCCGCGGTGGCCACCCCCACCGGCGACCCGCTGACCATGCTGGTGCTGGCCGCGCCCATCGTCCTGCTGTACTTCATCGCCCTCGGTGTCTGCATGGCCAACGACCGTCGTCGGCGCCGCAACAACCCCGACGCCGACCTCGACGACGACGAGGCGTCGCAGCTCGACCTCACCCCCGAGGACATCGGCGACATGGAGCAGGTGTCGGCCTCGCCCACGGTGCCCGGTCAGTCCGACCGTGAGCGCGACGGTTACGACGACATCACCTGA
- the tatA gene encoding Sec-independent protein translocase subunit TatA, producing MMGNLKPLEIVLIIAVILLLFGAKKLPDMARSLGKSARILKSEAKAMKKDDESTPAATTDAAADQGTQQAARTIQAAPGDVTSSRPVSEAKPTTQS from the coding sequence ATCATGGGCAATCTGAAGCCTCTCGAGATCGTTCTGATCATCGCTGTCATCCTGCTGTTGTTCGGCGCCAAGAAGCTTCCGGACATGGCCCGTTCGCTGGGCAAGTCGGCCCGCATCCTCAAGAGCGAGGCCAAGGCCATGAAGAAGGACGACGAGTCGACGCCCGCCGCCACCACGGACGCCGCCGCCGACCAGGGCACGCAGCAGGCAGCGCGGACGATCCAGGCCGCGCCCGGTGACGTCACGAGCTCCCGCCCGGTGAGCGAAGCGAAGCCCACCACCCAGAGCTGA
- a CDS encoding helix-turn-helix transcriptional regulator: MATNAIDQTRRMLSLVTYLRERPGAHVQDVARAFGISEDELISDLDVLPMCGTSFRGGDLLDIDTDGDRIWWHNADDVAEPLRLAADEATALLVAARAVATLPGLRESDRQALLRATAKLETAAGEVGAASSRLSVTFESEGGVFAEVDRAISERRRLWLRYYSPARDQLTEREVDPIRLFAVGHTYMEAWCRSSEDRRTFRLDRVAEIRLLDEPAAPPELELRDLSEGLVQPAAEDPEVVVEVGPGGRWVAEYYPHDRAEELADGGLRITLRTPDPASLRRLALRLGGEGRIVSPPELAASARQAAREALAAYDGAA, from the coding sequence ATGGCCACGAACGCCATCGACCAGACACGCCGGATGCTCTCCCTGGTGACGTATCTGCGCGAGCGCCCCGGCGCCCACGTCCAGGACGTCGCCCGCGCCTTCGGGATCAGCGAGGACGAGCTGATCTCCGACCTGGACGTGCTGCCCATGTGCGGCACCAGCTTCCGGGGCGGCGACCTGCTGGACATCGACACCGACGGCGACCGCATCTGGTGGCACAACGCGGACGACGTCGCCGAACCGCTGCGGCTCGCCGCCGACGAGGCGACGGCCCTGCTGGTCGCCGCCCGTGCGGTGGCCACCCTGCCCGGACTCCGCGAGAGCGACCGGCAGGCCCTGCTGCGGGCCACGGCCAAGCTGGAGACCGCCGCCGGTGAGGTGGGCGCCGCCAGCTCACGGCTCTCGGTCACCTTCGAGTCCGAGGGCGGCGTCTTCGCCGAGGTGGACCGGGCGATCTCCGAACGGCGCCGGCTCTGGCTGCGCTACTACTCGCCCGCCCGCGACCAGCTCACCGAGCGCGAGGTGGACCCGATCCGGCTGTTCGCCGTCGGCCACACCTATATGGAGGCGTGGTGCCGCTCCTCCGAGGACCGGCGCACCTTCCGCCTCGACCGGGTGGCCGAGATCCGGCTCCTCGACGAGCCCGCCGCCCCGCCCGAGCTGGAGCTGCGCGACCTGTCCGAGGGCCTGGTGCAGCCGGCCGCCGAGGACCCGGAAGTGGTGGTCGAGGTCGGCCCCGGCGGGCGCTGGGTCGCCGAGTACTACCCGCACGACCGGGCCGAGGAACTCGCCGACGGCGGCCTGCGGATCACCCTGCGCACCCCCGACCCGGCCTCGCTGCGCCGGCTCGCGCTGCGGCTGGGCGGCGAGGGGCGCATCGTCTCGCCCCCCGAGCTGGCCGCGAGCGCGCGGCAGGCGGCCCGCGAGGCGCTCGCCGCCTACGACGGCGCGGCCTGA
- a CDS encoding helix-turn-helix transcriptional regulator: MAIAKAERLMNLALCLLGTRRPLSKRELRGSIEAYLEAASDDAFNRMFERDKDDLRELGLVIETVENLDGETGYLARRDSNRLPPITLDAEEAAALGLAAKVWQQARLAGAASGALQKLRAAGMPETEDAYEVHSALEPRIPVHEAAFEPLMLACRDRRPVTFDYRKANAAQPETRQVEPWTLECWRGHWYLAGWDRERGAERVFRLSRITGRVRSRTGAFTAEVPDVVTVRETVESWAGETATRTALIKLRADSGYPLRARALSVRELGDGWEELEIPYGHGLDAWLVEFGPDVVVTGPEDLRADVVDRLRAVAKD; this comes from the coding sequence ATGGCGATTGCCAAGGCCGAGCGGCTGATGAACCTGGCGTTGTGTCTGCTGGGGACCCGGCGCCCGCTCAGCAAGCGCGAACTGCGCGGCTCCATCGAGGCCTATCTCGAAGCGGCCTCCGACGACGCCTTCAACCGCATGTTCGAGCGGGACAAGGACGACCTGCGCGAGCTGGGCCTGGTCATCGAGACCGTGGAGAACCTGGACGGCGAGACCGGCTACCTCGCCCGCCGCGACAGCAACCGGCTGCCCCCCATCACGCTGGACGCCGAGGAGGCCGCCGCCCTCGGCCTGGCCGCCAAGGTCTGGCAGCAGGCCCGTCTCGCCGGCGCCGCCAGCGGCGCCCTGCAGAAGCTGCGGGCGGCCGGGATGCCCGAGACGGAGGACGCCTACGAGGTGCACAGCGCCCTCGAACCGCGCATCCCCGTCCACGAGGCCGCCTTCGAACCCCTGATGCTGGCCTGCCGCGACCGCCGCCCGGTGACCTTCGACTACCGCAAGGCGAACGCCGCCCAGCCCGAGACCCGCCAGGTCGAGCCGTGGACCCTGGAATGCTGGCGCGGCCACTGGTACCTCGCCGGCTGGGACCGTGAGCGCGGCGCCGAACGCGTCTTCCGGCTCTCCCGGATCACCGGCAGGGTTCGCTCCCGCACGGGCGCCTTCACCGCCGAGGTGCCCGACGTGGTCACCGTCCGCGAGACCGTCGAGAGCTGGGCCGGCGAGACGGCCACCCGGACCGCCCTGATCAAGCTGCGCGCCGACTCCGGCTACCCGCTGCGCGCCCGCGCCCTGTCGGTCCGGGAACTCGGGGACGGGTGGGAGGAGTTGGAGATCCCGTACGGACACGGCCTGGACGCCTGGCTCGTGGAGTTCGGCCCCGACGTCGTCGTGACCGGACCCGAGGACCTGCGGGCCGACGTGGTGGACCGGCTGCGCGCCGTGGCCAAGGACTGA
- a CDS encoding FKBP-type peptidyl-prolyl cis-trans isomerase, translating to MSIDKPEIDFPGGEPPADLEIKDLWVGDGAEAKAGQVVSVHYVGVAFSTGEEFDASWNRGTPLQFELGAGQVIQGWDKGVQGMKVGGRRQLIIPSHLAYGERGAGGGRIAPGETLIFVCDLVAV from the coding sequence GTGAGCATCGACAAGCCCGAGATCGACTTTCCGGGTGGCGAGCCGCCGGCCGACCTGGAGATCAAGGACCTCTGGGTGGGCGACGGCGCCGAGGCCAAGGCCGGCCAGGTCGTCTCCGTCCACTACGTGGGGGTCGCCTTCTCCACGGGTGAGGAGTTCGACGCCTCCTGGAACCGCGGCACCCCGCTGCAGTTCGAACTCGGTGCCGGCCAGGTCATCCAGGGCTGGGACAAGGGCGTGCAGGGCATGAAGGTCGGCGGCCGGCGCCAGCTGATCATCCCCTCGCACCTCGCCTACGGCGAGCGCGGCGCCGGCGGCGGCCGCATCGCCCCGGGCGAGACGCTGATCTTCGTCTGCGACCTGGTCGCCGTCTGA